The region GTTCTCCAAGCGGGAGATATTTTCGGAGAGATGGCCATCCTTGATAACAAACCTCGCTCTGCTTCTGCGGTGGCTGCGGGTGACGTAGAACTACTTGCCATCAACAAAGCCAACTTTGAAGGAATGGTAAAAGCCCAACCACAATTGGCGACAAGGCTCATCACTCTTTTGTCAGAAAGAATTTGGATCGCCTACAAACAACTTGCGAACTTACTTCTCAAAGACCCACAAGGCCGTATCGTAGATACCCTAATGACTTTGGCTGAAAAAAACCGAATCAAAGTGGCTCCCAAACAAGCTTACAATTTTGAAATTGGAACCAAAGACCTTCTTAAGATGGTAGGCCTCACCGATCCCAAAGACGAACTGATCATCTCCGATATCATGAAGAATAATAAATTTATTCGTATGGATATGGGAAAAATTGTTTGTTCCGACATGGCAGAGCTAGAAAAACTCGTCCAATTCTATCATAAAAAGGCTAACATGGAGAATAAGCTCAAGAAGCTGAAATAACTTCTTGCCAACTTTCCCCTCCTGACTTACGTTAGAGGCCAACGAAATATGAGTGATAAGATACTAGTCGAAGAAAAAGGAAACACGATCCGTGTTCGTTTTATGGATCAAATTCTGGACGGAAATGCACCAGAGCTCCGCGAAATTTTGGCAGAAATTTTAGAAAAGAACGTTCAAGAAATCTATTTGGATTTGGAGAAAGTGGTGATCGTGAGTTCCCTTGGGATTTCTCGTCTCCTCTCTTTCAAAAACAAAGCCGACGAAAAGAAAATGTCAGTGAAGATTGTCAACATCCAAGAGAAACTAAAAGAAACTTTGAAGAAGTTGATGTTGGATCAATTTTTTGGTCTCTAAAACAATCTAACTTTTCTTTTGCAACCCTAAAAGGCCCAATCAGAAAACCCACTCCGAATTAGAGTTGGTTCCGATTGGGTTACTTGTTTACCCCTAACAATCTATATAAAACTAATTTCGAATCATAACAATTTGAATTGATTTCCATTCCTATCAATTTTTAATTTCCCGTTATGTCCAAACGCATTCAAAAAATCTTAAACCGGTTACAACTTGTCCATCTCACAAAAGGTTTGAGTGATGAAAGCGCTCGTGCTTTGCGAGTGAATGCGACTTTCCAAACCATTATGTTTTTGATTCCCACCTTTTTACTACCGGTGATTTATTTTACAGAACCTCCCGAAACTCATTTAATCTCTTTTGCCTCTTATATTATTTTTGTTTTACCTTTAGGATATTCTCGTTATCTTTTATATAAAGGAAATTATGCAATGAGTGCTGTTTTTGCCCTACTTGCTAGTAATTTTCATATAACAATACTTAGTTTATCTCAAGCCGATGATCCAGCACCCCTTGGATTTTTACTTTTTGCCGTGATTCCTTTTTTAATGATTCCTAGGCAAAATATTAAACTCCGATGGCTCTTTGTGAGTGTATCTGCATTTTTATTTTTAAGTTCACAATACTATTATCGGGTGATGGGTGGAGAAGGTATTTTTGGTCCACCGAAATGGGTTGTGCCAGCGGATTATTTAATGCCCCCTCTGGTCTTACTTGTTGTCTTTTTTATTCTTTTAATCAATCAGTTTGTAAAAGCAGTCAATCGGGCTGAAGACAAACTCATCGCAGAACACCAAAAATCCGAAAGTTTATTACTCAATGTTCTACCATTGGAAGTTGCCAGAGAATTAAAACAAAATGGAGTGAGTAAACCAAAACATTATCCATCGGCAACAGTATGTTTTACGGACTTCGAAGGATTTACAAAAATAGCAGAGACACTTTCTCCTTCTGAACTTGTGGAAGAACTCGATCGTTGTTTTTCTTACTTCGATAGTTTGATGGAACGTCACAAACTCGAAAAATTAAAAACCATTGGTGATAGTTATATGTTTGTTGGTGGGATTCCCAAAACCAATTCTACCCATGCCATCGATAGTGTTTTAGCAGCACTGGAAATCCAAGCATTTATGAACCAAATGAAAGAAATTAAAACGGCACAAGGATTACCTTATTGGGAACTCCGACTAGGAATTCATTCAGGGGAACTGATTGCCGGTGTGATTGGGGATAAAAAATTCGCTTACGATGTTTGGAGTGATACAGTGAATACTGCTAGTCGGTGTGAATCTTCAGGAATGACAGGAAAAATCAATATCTCCTCATCTACTTATGAACTCATCAAAGATTTTTTCCTTTGTGAATACCGAGGGGAGATCCCCGCAAAACACAAAGGAAATATTAAAATGTATTTTGTAGAAGGACTCCTTCCCGAATTACAAAGGGAAGGCCATCCGCAAGTTCCCAACCAAGAGTTTGTAAACAGGTACAAAGCTCTCAGAATTACAACTTAAGACAGGATTACCAATCTTAAGTCTGTATTTGTGGTGAAAGTCTAAAATCCTTGGTCTTTCAAATCAGCTTTCATCATGATTTGAACTAGTTCTTTAAACTTAACTTTTGGTTCCCAACCTAACTGACGTTTTGCTTTTTCTGGGTTTCCTATGAGAAGTTCCACTTCCGTCGGTCTATAGTATTTTGGATCAATTTTCACAAGGACTTGGCCAGATTTTTTATCCTTACCCACTTCCTTGTCTTCTTTGCCTTCCCAAACGACTTCGTATCCTGCAATTTTATAAGACTCTTCAATGAACTCACGAACTGTG is a window of Leptospira kanakyensis DNA encoding:
- a CDS encoding STAS domain-containing protein, yielding MSDKILVEEKGNTIRVRFMDQILDGNAPELREILAEILEKNVQEIYLDLEKVVIVSSLGISRLLSFKNKADEKKMSVKIVNIQEKLKETLKKLMLDQFFGL
- a CDS encoding adenylate/guanylate cyclase domain-containing protein, which codes for MSKRIQKILNRLQLVHLTKGLSDESARALRVNATFQTIMFLIPTFLLPVIYFTEPPETHLISFASYIIFVLPLGYSRYLLYKGNYAMSAVFALLASNFHITILSLSQADDPAPLGFLLFAVIPFLMIPRQNIKLRWLFVSVSAFLFLSSQYYYRVMGGEGIFGPPKWVVPADYLMPPLVLLVVFFILLINQFVKAVNRAEDKLIAEHQKSESLLLNVLPLEVARELKQNGVSKPKHYPSATVCFTDFEGFTKIAETLSPSELVEELDRCFSYFDSLMERHKLEKLKTIGDSYMFVGGIPKTNSTHAIDSVLAALEIQAFMNQMKEIKTAQGLPYWELRLGIHSGELIAGVIGDKKFAYDVWSDTVNTASRCESSGMTGKINISSSTYELIKDFFLCEYRGEIPAKHKGNIKMYFVEGLLPELQREGHPQVPNQEFVNRYKALRITT